In Carya illinoinensis cultivar Pawnee chromosome 9, C.illinoinensisPawnee_v1, whole genome shotgun sequence, the following are encoded in one genomic region:
- the LOC122275217 gene encoding alpha-L-arabinofuranosidase 1-like, protein MGSCKVPYSVLLLCIFIGSLLVPQCLSIGDDTNQTAFLLVNASEALGRPIPETLFGIFFEEINHAGAGGLWAELVSNRGFEAGGPNIPSNIDPWSIIGDEYSALTLSTDDSSCFERNKVALRMEVLCDTDGTNICPAGGVGIYNPGFWGMNIVKGKKYKVVLYVRSLGAINVSVSLTGPNGLETLATHDIIASASEVSNWTKMEFQLEANATNPNSRLQLTTTSKGVIWFDQVSAMPVDTYKEHGFRSELAEMLAELKPKFIRFPGGCFVEGEWLKNAFHWKATIGRWQERPGHFGDVWMYWTDDGLGYFEFLQLTEDLGALPVWVLNNGISHNDQVSTSNIRPFVQEALDSIEFARGDSYSTWGSMRAAMGHPKPFDLRHVALGNEDCGKKNYQGNYLKFHDAIKKAYPDIKIITNCDKFSQNHPADLYDYHVNTSAKDMFSKAHQFDSASRDGPKAFVSEYVVTGKDAGKGTLLAALAEAAFLIGIEKNSDVVSMASHASLFVNDNDRRASPDAVVFNSSQLYGTPSYWAQQFFRESSSATFLNSTLPTNTSTFLIASAIMWNNTDDGKSYLRIKIVNFGNDTVNLKISVDGLEPNSIQLSGSNKTELTSGNLMDENSFNEPEKVKPTQSPLENAGKDMDVVLLPYSLTAFDLLKGSSNIKTARTDSFSRSSF, encoded by the exons ATGGGTTCTTGCAAGGTTCCTTACAGTGTTCTTCTGCTTTGTATTTTCATTGGGAGTTTGCTTGTGCCTCAATGTCTTTCTATTGGAGATGACACCAACCAAACAGCATTTCTTCTTGTAAATGCTTCTGAAGCATTGGGACGGCCAATACCCGAAACACTTTTTGGAATATTTTTTGAG GAGATTAACCATGCTGGTGCTGGAGGGTTGTGGGCAGAGCTTGTGAGCAACAGAG GTTTTGAAGCTGGAGGACCTAATATCCCCTCAAACATTGACCCTTGGTCTATTATTGGGGATGAGTACTCAGCGCTTACACTGTCCACTGACGACTCATCTTGTTTTGAGCGCAATAAGGTTGCACTCCGAATGGAGGTACTATGTGACACAGATGGTACCAATATCTGTCCTGCTGGGGGAGTTGGTATTTATAACCCGGGCTTCTGGGGCATG aATAttgtgaaaggaaagaaatacaAAGTGGTTCTGTATGTTCGTTCATTAGGAGCAATTAATGTATCTGTCTCATTGACGGGCCCAAATGGCTTGGAGACACTGGCAACTCATGACATAAT AGCTTCTGCTTCTGAAGTCTCAAATTGGACAAAGATGGAGTTCCAGTTGGAAGCCAACGCCACAAATCCTAATTCAAGACTTCAATTGACTACAACCAGTAAAGGAGTCATTTGGTTTGACCAAGTGTCAGCTATGCCCGTGGATAcatataag GAACATGGTTTCCGAAGTGAGCTTGCTGAAATGCTGGCAGAACTCAAACCAAAATTTATCAGATTTCCAG GTGGCTGCTTTGTTGAAGGTGAATGGTTAAAAAATGCATTTCATTGGAAAGCAACCATTGGACGCTGGCAGGAGAGACCAGGGCACTTTGGTGATGTTTGGATGTACTGGACAGATGATGGACTTGGTTACTTTGAGTTTCTCCAA CTAACAGAGGACCTAGGTGCATTGCCAGTATGGGTGTTAAATAATG GTATTAGTCATAATGATCAAGTTAGTACTTCCAACATCAGGCCTTTTGTGCAA GAAGCCCTCGATAGTATTGAGTTTGCTAGAGGTGATTCTTACTCTACATGGGGTTCTATGCGAGCTGCAATGGGACATCCAAAACCTTTTGACTTGAGACATGTTGCACTTGGGAATGAGGATTGCGGGAAAAAGAATTATCAAG GAAATTACCTCAAGTTCCATGATGCCATAAAGAAGGCTTATCCAGACATCAAAATTATCACAAATTGTGACAAGTTTTCTCAAAATCACCCTGCGGATTTGTATGATTATCAt GTTAATACATCTGCCAAGGACATGTTTTCGAAGGCTCATCAGTTCGATTCTGCATCACGTGACGGTCCAAAG GCTTTTGTAAGTGAGTATGTTGTAACTGGGAAAGATGCTGGCAAAGGAACTCTTTTAGCAGCACTGGCCGAGGCTGCATTCCTTATTGGAATTGAAAAGAACag TGATGTAGTTAGCATGGCAAGCCACGCATCACTTTTTGTGAATGACAATGACAGGAG GGCGAGTCCAGATGCAGTTGTCTTTAACTCTTCACAGCTATATGGAACACCAAGCTACTGGGCGCAACAGTTTTTCAGGGAGTCTAGTTCAGCAACTTTTCTTAATTCAACACTCCCAACAAATACATCCACTTTCCTCATTGCATCTGCAATTATGTGGAATAATACGGATGATGGCAAGAGTTACCTAAGAATAAAG ATTGTGAACTTTGGGAATGACACAGTTAATCTCAAGATAAGTGTTGACGGATTGGAGCCGAACTCCATACAGTTATCCGGGTCGAACAAGACTGAACTCACCTCTGGTAATCTGATGGATGAGAATTCCTTCAACGAGCCAGAGAAG GTCAAACCGACCCAGAGTCCACTTGAAAATGCTGGCAAGGACATGGATGTCGTACTCCTTCCATATTCTCTCACTGCATTTGATCTATTGAAAGGATCTAGCAACATCAAAACCGCAAGAACTGATTCTTTCTCTAGATCATCTTTCTAA